TCACCGTCGCGGCGGTCGAATCGGCGTCGATGCGTCCCTTGATGCTGCCACTGCTGAGCACCTTGGTCCAACGCAACGGTTGTCCTGGAATCGAAACAAAACAATCGGTAAATGTGCCGCCGATATCGGCCCAGACTTTGATCATTCCTAGACTATCGCATTTTTCGAGCCACTTTCCCAGACAACCTGCCCGACCGCTCGCAAACCAAGACGATTGTGAACAGAATAGAGAGAAATCTCTGGCCCTTTGTTGTTTCTCTTCCACATGTTTGTGTCGCCGATGTCTCGCTCTCGCCTCGGACCGCTCGCCCTAGAATCCAAGCTAGGTGCCCATCCTTCGCAGTCCTCGGTCTGGAGTGCCGTGCATGTGGAGCAGCGGATTCGGTTGGCGATCAAAGTCTTTTCGCTGCCGCTGGGAGGGACGACGGAGTCGCGGAAGGAGCTGGCGGCCGAATGGGCGCGGTTGAAACAATTGCAACATCCGGCGATCGCCCGCTGCTACGGCGGCGGGTTTGAAGAGACCGACGCCTACTTGGCGTACGAGCTGGTCGAGGGTGAAACGCTGGCTCAACAGATCGAACGCCGCGGGCGATTGCCTTGGGAAACGGTGCTCGATTACGCCGACAACCTGATCGCCGCGATGGTTGTGGCGCACGATCAACAGATCATTCACGGAGGGCTTGAGCCCGACAAGATCATGATCGAACCGCTGGGCCAGGCGCAGATCCTCGACTTCCGAATCGATCGCTACGATTCACCCTACCACACCAATCAGCCTGCATCGTTGTTGCACTACGCTTGCCGAGCGCCCGAACTGATCACATCGACAAGCAACCTGTCGGTCAAATCGGATCTCTATTCGCTCGGCGCAATCCTTTATTTCGCTTTGACCGGACGGCCTCCGATCTCTGGCGACACGCCCGAAGCGGTTGCTGCGGCGAGCGCCACCGAAGTCCCATCGCCGATCAATGCCGTCGTGATGGAGTGTCCGATCTGGTTCGCTGCCGTCATCGACCAGTTGTTAGACAAAGATCCCGCCGGGCGACCGTTTGGGACGCAAGCCGCTCAACTGGCCTTTGTCGAAGTCCGCCGCAAATCGGCGTCGGGAGTTGGCGTGGCCGAACACGCTTCGGCCGGCTTCAGTCCGCTGAACATGAAAGTCGACAAACAGGAAGCGAAGAAGGTGTTGGGGCGAGCCGACGATGGCGTGCTCAAACCTGTCGACGGCGCGTCGTTCTACGAGAAGGCTTGGTTCCTGTTGTTCACGTTAGTCGTCTTGGTTGGCGTGGCGGCATGGTTCTTCATTCCGCCGAGCGAAGACAAATTGCGAGCCAGCGCCGAACGGATGTTGGCGACTGAAAACCGGACCAATCTGCGGATCGCCAAAGACGAATATCTGATGCCGATGACGCGTCGCTTCCCCGATGGAAAGCACATCGATTGGGCGATGGAACAGATCGACCAGATCGACATGCTGGAAGCTGAATACCAATTGGGGATCAAGCTGAAGCATGGCCGCCCGATTCGCAACGAGGCAGAGCGGTTGTATTCACAGGGCCGCGAATACGAACAGTTTGGCGATATGGTTTCGGCGATCGATCAATATAAAAATATGGTCACGCTGTTGGATCCCGAGGATGAAAAATCGCGGCCCTACATCAATCTTGCACACCGCCAGATCAGCACGATCGAACGCGAAGGGACTCAGTCGGGCGTGCGGGTTAAATTGATCGAAGCTCGGTTGGCCGAAGCTGAATCCTTGGAAGCTCAGGGCCGCCAGATCGAAGCTCGCAAAATCTGGTACAGCATCGTCGAGCTGTATGCCGACAACCAAGAGATGCAGCGGCAAGTGCAGATCGCCCAAGACAAGCTCCGCGAAGTGACCGAGAAGTCCAAGCCACGGGAATCCGACAGCAGCGATGAGTGATCCATCGAAGTCCACGCCCATCGAAGCCGAGATCGTCTCGGCGACGCTCGTCGACGACGCGCCGCAGCCCGAGGCAAAGCACTGGATCGAGGATCTTGCCGACAACCGCGCGATCGTCATCGGAACGCTGTTTTTGGTGACCGGAGTGTTGGGGCTGCCGCTGTTGTGGATCAGCCGCCAATTCACGCCGCTGCAGAAATGGCTGCTCTCGATCGTCGTCACGATCTACACGCTGGTCCTAATCGTGATCGTCGCCCTAGTACTGATGTGGAGCTGGAACCGGATCCAACAATCGATCGTCAGCAGCCCCGCTCGCCCCCACGCGATACGCGTAGCGGGCTGAGCGGAAGAGAAGCGAGGATCGGGAAAGTCGCGTTGGCCCGTACGGCGATGCGCGCTACGCGAGGATATCGTTGACAACCCGACCGGCGACATCGGTTAGGCGGAAGTCGCGTCCTTGGACGCGATAGGTCAGACGCGTGTGGTCGAGACCAAACAAATGCAGCACCGTGGCATGCAGGTCGTGGACGTGGACGGGGTTCTCGGCAACATGCCATCCGATATCGTCGGAAGCTCCGTAGGTAAAGCCCTGCTTAACGCCGCCCCCGGCCATCAGAATGGTGAACGCACCGGGGTGATGATCGCGACCGGTCACCTTCTTGTACCCAGGCCGATTCTCGCCCAAGGGAGTTCGGCCAAACTCCGATCCGACAATCACCAACGTGTCGTCGAGTAGTCCGCGCTGCTTAAGATCCTTGATCAGTGCGGCAATCGGTTGATCGGCCATCAGGCTGTTGTGTGTCAATTCGGGTTCGAGTCGCGAGTGGTGATCCCATGACGAGTGAATGATATTGACGACACGGACACCGCGTTCCACCAATCGCCGCGCCATCAAGCAATCGTAAGCGAATTCGCGGAAGAGGCCTTTGCCTCCGCGGTTGCTCTTAATCTCAGGCTCTTTGCGATCGAAACCGTACATGTCGAGCGTACTTTGGGACTCGTTCGAAAGATCCGTTAGTTCGGGAGCCGACGATTGAAGTCGGAAGCCGAGTTCATACGCTTTAATACGGCTGATGAGCTCGGAGTCGCCGGTGTGGTCGATCCTTTGACGATTTAACGTGTTGATGAAGTTCACCGAAGAACGCTGGATTTCATCCGTGATTCCCTCGGGATTCTGGATGTTATTGACGGTTTGCCCTTCGCTGCCGAACAACACACCGGAATACGATGAAGGGAGAAAGCCGCTCGACCAACTCGCCGAGCCGCCGGGGATGCCGCGTCCTGTCGTTGCCAGTGAAACATACGCAGGTAGATTCTGCGATTCACTTCCCAATCCGTAACAAAGCCAAGAACCCATACTTGGCCGCCCGGCAATCGCCGAACCGCAGTTCATCAGCAGTTGGGCAGGCACATGATTAAATTGGTCGGTATGAACCGAGCGGACCATGCACAGGTCGTCGGCGCAACTTGCCAGGTGGGGAAGAAGGTCGGAGAAATCCATACCGCACTTGCCGTGCTTAGAGAACTTCCGCGATGTCCCCATGATGCGTGCCGTTTCCTTTTGCAGGAATGCGAACTGCATGTTTTCGAGCATCGATTCCGGCAATGGCTGGCCATCGAGCTTGTTCAAAGTTGGCTTGGGATCGTAAAGATCCATCTGGCTGGGCCCGCCTTCGAGATAGATATAGATACAGTTCTTTGCGCGGGCCGGAAAGTGCGAGTCCCTCTTAACGAGTGGATCCACCCGTTCATCGGCCGCCGCGTTCGATACGATCTCTTCCGGGGCAAGCAGGTTCGAGAGCGTTACAGCCCCCATGCCCCATAGCGATTGAAATAGAAAGTCGCGGCGTGCGCGTTGGCTGGCGGATTGATAGGCAAGCATATTCATGGTGGTCATCTTTTTCGATTCTTCCGCTAGGGGCGGGTGATAAATTCGTCGAGATTCATCAGGCTTCGCGCCAATAGAACCTGAGCGGCTTGCTGAATGAGAGACGCGCTGCTCTTCTCGTCTTTCACAATCGCTTTCAGATCGGATTGCTTGCTGTTTTCCAGGGAATCGAGCAACTCCCGATAGAACTCCTGCGAGGCTGCCAACTCTTCGCTGGTCGGATTTCGTGAGAGCATGCGCTGAAACATCTCGGAAATCCAAGCGTCTTCTTCGGCGGCAAGCTTTTGCTGCCCAAGCGATTGAGCACACTCAAAGAAAACCGGATCGTTCAACAGGGTGAGCGACTGCAGGGGAGAGTTTGAGATCTCGCGAGCTGCACAGGCGGACGTCGAGTCGGGACCGTCAAAGGTAGAAAGCATCGGAAACGGAGTAGCCCGGCGGAACAGGATATACATACCCCGTCGGTACTTCTGTTCCCCACGACTCACATCCCAGCTCTGATTTCGACTGATCGAAGTCAGGCGTTTATTCATCGGTGGGCGAATACTGGGGCCGCCGATGTTCTTTGAGATCAAGCCGCTCACCGAGAGAGCCAGATCGCGAATGATTTCCGCTTCCAAGCGATATCGAAACTGGCGGCCCAGCAAACGGTTCTCGGGATCCACTTCCTTCAGTCGCTGAGTCTGTTGAGAACTTTGGCGATAGGTCGACGAAAGAACAATCGTCTTGATCAGTGACTTTCGGCTCCAGCCGTTTTCCTGTAGCTCGCCTGCTAACCAATCGAGAAGCTGAGGATGCGTCGGCGGATCCCCGGCGACGCCAAGATTGTCTTCGGTCCGAAACATTCCCTCCAGAAATAGATGCTGCCAGATGTGATTGGCAGCTGTCCGCGCGGTCAGCGGATGCTCCGGATGGAATAGCCACTTCGCCAAGTCCACACGATCCGCTTCCTTCTCGCTTGATTCCAGTGGAGGAAGAAAACTAGGCGTCCCTGGATAGACCTTATCGCTTGGTTGTCGGAAGTCGCCGCGATAGTGAATGAATGTTTGGCGTGGCTTGCGGCGTTGCTGCACGGCGGGGGCGACAATTTGTTTCGGCGCCGGTCGTTTGCTGGCCAGATCTTCGTACTCGGCCAGTCGTGATCGTGTGTCGTCCGGCAGATCGGCAAGCCAGTGTTCGAGCGACTCCTTCTCCTCCTCAGTGCGATGTTTCTCTGGCTTGGCCAGCGTATCCAAACGCTGGTCGACCAACTCTTTCTGAGCAGGATCCAAGGAATCCAGGTCCTGCAGAATCTTCGCAACGATCTCGTCGATCTTTTCTTCCCGTTGCTTGGCCTCTTGGGAATCTTCGGCGACTTGGTCTCGATAGCCAAGGACGACTTTGTCACTCTCGAGATTGTTGAAGAACGCGTAGAGTTGATAGAACTCCTGGTGCGTCAGCGGGTCGTATTTATGGGTATGGCATTCGGCACACCCGACCGTCATGCCCATCCAGATCGTTCCGAAGGTACTGAGCCGGTCTACCGTTTGGGCGACGCGGTCGGCCTCTTTATCAACACCCGCTTCGGTATTCTCCATGGCGTTGCGATGAAAGCCGGTGGCGATCCGCTGTGATTCCGTCGCGTCCTCCAACAAGTCACCAGCAATTTGTTCCGTCGAGAACTGATCGTACGGCAGATCGCTGTTGATCGCTTCGATCACCCAGTCGCGGTAACGCCAGGCCTCCGGTCGAAGCTCGTCTCCCAAATATCCGTTGCTGTCGGCGTACCGGGCCAGGTCGAGCCAGTGGCGTCCCCAACGTTCGCCGAAGTGCTTCGATGCAAGCAGCCTGTCGACGATCTGCCCGTAGGCTTCGTCATTGGGGTCGCTGGCAAACTCTTGAACCTCTGTATAGGTCGGTGGAAGGCCGATCAAATCGAGATAGAGTCGACGCATCAACTCTTCTGGTGAAGCCTCGGGACTGGGAGACAAATCGGCCGCTTGAAGCTTCGCCAGCACAAACGCATCCACTTCGTTGCGTCCCCAGCCACCGTTTGCTGACAGTGGGGGAGTCGGCTTCTGGATTGGCTGAAACGCCCAGTGCAAAGAATATTTTGCACCACTCTCGACCCAGCGTCGAAGGATCTCCTTCTCGTCATCCGACAAAGACTTGCCCGTTTCCGGGGGAGGCATCTGTAGGAACTCATCCGATGTGACCACGCGGGCCATTAGTTCGCTTTGGTCAGCGTCGCCGGGCACGATCGCCCTGCTGCCGCTATCGAGTTCTTCAACCGCATGCTCGCGCATGTCGAGTCGCAGTCCTCCCTCACGCGTCTCTTCGTCTGGACCGTGACAAGCAAAGCACTGTTTCGACAGAATCGGGAGAACCTCGCGAGCAAAGTCGGGAGCTTCATCTGCCCCAACGGAGCTTGCAAAGAGAATCAGGATGATCAGGGAAACAACGACCATTACTAAGTACCATCGGCAACGGTATCCTGCATCAAGGACACGAGGGAGGGAGCCAACAAAAGTTCATTGGCGTATATCAGGTAGGCTGCAACTATAAATCGTAGTGACCGCGGCCGACTTCATGTCAAAAACGTCTCACCTAACGGAAAACTTTCCAGGAGAGGTGCAGCGCCCGGTAATCTTCTTCTTCCGGCTTGCGTAGCTAACTTCTGTCCTAGAGAGACCTTACGCTGCTCCAATAGCTGCAATTGAAGCTCTCGCCAACGCGAACCAATCCGAAAAAACAATGCGTTTTTGTCGGATTGTGCCATGAAAGGTTATGCATTCCCGACGATTTAGGGGTGACGATTGTCTTATTCTTTACTTGTTTAACAAGCCGAAGAGTCTATCACACGTCGTCACTATCATTTCCACTACTTCCAAAGGACTCATATCATGTTGCGGTTCCATCCTTTCCGTCGACACGGATTCACCCTAGTCGAGCTCTTGGTCGTCATCGCCATCATCGGCATCTTGGTCGGGCTTCTTCTTCCCGCCGTGCAAGCCGCCCGCGAAGCAGCCCGGCGGATGTCGTGCGGTAACAATCTGAAACAGATCGGCCTAGGACTGCATAACTACCACGACACCTTCCAATCGTTCCCGATCGGTTCGCGACATTCGAAGGGCGACTTGGCGAACCCAGGGTTTGGTGTCTCGTGGTGGCTAGGGCTGTTGCCGTTTGTAGAGCAGGGCAATCTATCCGACCAATTAACCGTTGATGGTAATCACCCGGGCAGCCTGTCCAACGGTGGCGGTGGCGCATACGACGGTCACGCCGTGAATGGACCGATCATCGACGGGATCGAAATCGACGTGATGCTTTGCCCCTCGAGCCCGCTGCAAGCCGTTCGCAGTTCGGGTTATTCCTACACGATTACCTGTCCGCAATACACGGGCATTTCGGGAGCCGCCAACGATGCGTTGGGCTTTAACCTGAATCCTACCAATCGCGAGTGGGTAGGTTATCAAAGTGGGATTGTTTCGCTGAGCGGCATGTTAACCCCACTCAACTCCATCAAAATGCGTGATGCGACCGATGGGCTTTCCAACACGCTCATTGTTGGCGAGCAGGCTGATTTCGTCGTCGATACAAATGGCAATCGTACGGCGACCATCAACAACCACCAGGGATTCATGTGCGGCATCAATAAGACAGCATTCGGATTTACCGAACGCACTTTCAATACGACCACCATCATGTATCCGATCAACGGATCGTCCTTGAGCCTAACCGGCGTGAAGAACAACGACGGCACCAACAACGGTATCTTCTCGGCTCACCCTGGCGGGTCATTAGTTGCGATCAGCGATGGGGCGGTGCGTTTCGCAAGCGAAAACCTCGAGCTACGAACACTAAAACTCCTGGCGACACGCGATGATGGTCAGGTCCTTGGCGAATTCTAGTCATTCCCCAAGACGCAGTACTCGGCGCCAGGCATCGCGATGATTTACGAGCGGTTGGCTGGCTCCGAGTCCTTCACTTGTAAACTTTGCCGATTGTCTTTCCAATGCAACACTTCACCTTGTTTCGATCTCAACTGAAACCATTTAGATTCTTTGGGCTGATCGTTTTGCTACTCGCGTCGACTGGTGAAATAGAAGCCGTGGATCCATCACCCCAAGAGTTGCCCAACTCATCCGTCGATCCGCGATATATCGAGGCTGAATTCGTCAGCACGTTCGACAGGACGATGCAACCGCTTCGCTACGCACTTCCTCCAAAAAGCCAGGATGCAGAGCGTCCCGTTCTCGTGTTCCTGCATTCCTGGAGTAGCGACTATCATCTGCATAAACCCGAGTGGCTGCGTGCCGCTTTGAGTCGCGGTTGGATCTTTGTCGAGCCCAATTTCCGCGGCCCCAATGACACCCCTGAGGCCTGCGGTTCAGCAGCAGCACGTGCCGATGTGTTGGACTGCGTCGAATTTGCGATCAAGCATTTGAATGCTGACACGAATCGGATCTACCTTGCAGGTGCTTCGGGAGGTGGTCATATGACGATGCTGATGGCAGGCCGGCATCCCGAGCGATTTACCGCGGCTTCTGCGTGGGTTGGAATCAGCGATTTGAAGAAGTGGTATGAACACCATTCTCCCAACGGCATCCCCCAGAACTATGCCAAGAAGGTTGCCAAGTGCTGTGGCAGTGCTCCTGGTGTCAGCAAGCTGGTGGACCAGCAGTACTACCAGCGTTCCCCGATTCATTGGATCACCAACGCGGGAGATCTACCACTCGACATCGCCGCAGGTGTTCACGATGGCCAGTCCGGCTCGGTACCATTCCAACACTCGGTCCGACTCTATAACGCAATTGCCAAAAGCCATGCCGCTCCTCTTGTGAGCGACGCAGAGATGCAGCAGCTTTGGGACCTGGGCAAACTCACCAAACCCCAGGCCCAGGACACGGCAGAGGACCCAACTTATCGACGAGACATCAAACTTCGACGGAAGACCAACAACGCACGCTTGACCATCTTCGAGGGAGGCCATGAAGGACTTGCCGAAGCGGCTTGCGCCTGGTTGGAAGTCCAGCGGCGATCTACACGCCTGTCGTCCGTCCTTGAGTAACTCCCACTCTACTACGACATCCAAACCTTACACTGTTTTTTCAACGCAAATCCCACAGGTGATCCACTATCATGTTTTCAGGCCGTATCGTCTTGCTTTGTTTGATTGCCGGTGGCTTGAGCCTGGGATGCAGTCGTGCACACAATCTTCCCGGAGAAACGGGCACTTTAAAGGGACACGTTAGCTACCGCGACGGGACCATTCCTGAAGGTTCCTCGGTCGTCATGCTTCACAAGGGGACCGGAATTCCTGCGGTCGGCGTGACAGATTCCGACGGCAACTTCACAATGATCATGCGAGAAGGCCCCGACGTTCTCGTCGGTGACTATGTTGTCAATATCCGACCGCCGGGCGAGATTGATGACAACGTATTGGAGATCACCGCTGAGACCGTACCGCCGCTTTGGAATGAGGTCCCACAAAAATACTGGAATCCATCGACCAGCAACGAGGCCTACACGGTGAATTCAGGTACCAACTTTTACGAGTTCACGCTAACTGACAATTAGAACGCCAAGGTAGGCCCGTGCCAGTAGCGAATTCGATGCGTTATCGGAGAGTTGTCATGTCCGATCTTGATTTGTCAGCGCAAAGTAATGCGGACGGAATGAATCGAAAAGTAGAAGAATTGAACGAGGATGCCGAAGCCCGAGAGATGGAGCTGCGTCTGGAGTTCGAACAGATGCTACAAGCTTCACGGGATAAACTGATGCTCTACCTGGTCGCGCTCGTGAGCAATGTCGCTGATGCGGAAGACCTTTGTCAGCGGATAAGCCTGGTAATGTGGCAGAAATTTTCCGATTACGACCGTTCACGTAGCTTCCTGTCGTGGGCATGTGGGATCGCACGATTCGAAGCGTATAACTTTCGTCGGGCGCGTGTCGCAGATCGAATGCTTTGGCGAAACGACCTGCCAGAACTATTGGCCAGCACGCTCGAGAATTTAGACCAAGCCCCATCTCATCAGCGATTGTCGGCATTGCGAAATTGTGTGCAGGCACTTCCCGAGCGGGAGCAATCCTTTGTCTGGCAAATCTACTGGGAAGGACGCTCGTTCGATTCCATTGCGCAATCACTGGGCTGCTCGGTTCGCACGTTTTACAACCGAATGTATTTACTCCGGCGTCGATTGTCCCATTGTGTCGCCAGGCGTTCGAAGGCGGAATAGTACAAGTTTTTACAGAGCCCGACGCGGATTGTCCAAAGAGAGGGCGTTATGAGCGATTCAGAATTTCAACGTATTTCATCGTTATTCGAGGCGATCATCGCCGGCACGCTAACTCTTCAGCAAAAAGAAGATCTAGAGTGTGCCCTTGTCGAGTCCGAGCCGCTGCGTGTCGCCTATCTGCAGGCCATGAGCATGCATCTCGATTTAGATCAACTGAGCCGCTCGGATGAAGACATCCCGGAACTCGTGAAATCGCAAGGGGAAACCTTGGTCCCGGACAAGCACAACCTGTGGCGCAGCAGGATCTTTCTGGCTGGTTTGGCTGCCAGTATTCTGGTCTTGGTCTCACTCCTCACGGTTTTGTTGACAACGCCCCAATCAAATCCCGTCGCCGTAGTTCCCCAAGGTGGCGACGAGGATCACTCGCCAAAGACGGTTGCGGTGGCCAACGCAATACTCGTTAGCCAAGGTGGCGATCCCACAACCGGCGGCCAGAAAGTAACGATTGGCAAGAACTATGTTCTCACCGAGGGGGTCCTTGGAATCGAGTTTGCATCGGGGGCCCGTGCCGTCTTTCAGGCGCCGTGTGTCTTCACCGCAGAAGGTCGCCAGTCGCTGCGTGTACGATCGGGAAAGTGTTCGGTCGATGCGCCCCCTGGGGCCGAGGGTGTCGAGCTGCTGGGACCTGCGGCCGAGGGTGTCGACCAGGGAACGCGCTGCGCAACCGGTATTGCGGAGACGGGCGAAGCTCAACTCGTGGCGATCGACGGGGAAGCGACGCTGTCTTCCTTGAAACAACGCACACGTCCGACCATGCACTTACGTAGCGGCGATATGGCACCGGAACCCGGCATGTCCCCGCATCGATCGAAGGGTTCTCTTCCCTCTCGGACCAATTTAGATCGCTTACCGGATCGCATCATTCGCTACGAAGCAACGTTCATTGACTCATACGCCGACGAATTACTCACCCTTACGGTTCAACGAAATGGCGTCACCAGCACGATCGACCGCGACGATCTCATTCGGGCTCGCGTTGTGCATTTTGAATCGGGGAAAAATGCGGCTACGTTTTGCACGAAGATGGGAGACCATCTGCCGACAGGAGAGGATCGCTTAAAGCTCCTGCACGGCGACTTTAGTCTGGTCACGGGGATCATCAATC
Above is a genomic segment from Rosistilla ulvae containing:
- a CDS encoding carboxypeptidase-like regulatory domain-containing protein is translated as MFSGRIVLLCLIAGGLSLGCSRAHNLPGETGTLKGHVSYRDGTIPEGSSVVMLHKGTGIPAVGVTDSDGNFTMIMREGPDVLVGDYVVNIRPPGEIDDNVLEITAETVPPLWNEVPQKYWNPSTSNEAYTVNSGTNFYEFTLTDN
- a CDS encoding serine/threonine-protein kinase is translated as MSRSRLGPLALESKLGAHPSQSSVWSAVHVEQRIRLAIKVFSLPLGGTTESRKELAAEWARLKQLQHPAIARCYGGGFEETDAYLAYELVEGETLAQQIERRGRLPWETVLDYADNLIAAMVVAHDQQIIHGGLEPDKIMIEPLGQAQILDFRIDRYDSPYHTNQPASLLHYACRAPELITSTSNLSVKSDLYSLGAILYFALTGRPPISGDTPEAVAAASATEVPSPINAVVMECPIWFAAVIDQLLDKDPAGRPFGTQAAQLAFVEVRRKSASGVGVAEHASAGFSPLNMKVDKQEAKKVLGRADDGVLKPVDGASFYEKAWFLLFTLVVLVGVAAWFFIPPSEDKLRASAERMLATENRTNLRIAKDEYLMPMTRRFPDGKHIDWAMEQIDQIDMLEAEYQLGIKLKHGRPIRNEAERLYSQGREYEQFGDMVSAIDQYKNMVTLLDPEDEKSRPYINLAHRQISTIEREGTQSGVRVKLIEARLAEAESLEAQGRQIEARKIWYSIVELYADNQEMQRQVQIAQDKLREVTEKSKPRESDSSDE
- a CDS encoding DUF1559 domain-containing protein, whose amino-acid sequence is MLRFHPFRRHGFTLVELLVVIAIIGILVGLLLPAVQAAREAARRMSCGNNLKQIGLGLHNYHDTFQSFPIGSRHSKGDLANPGFGVSWWLGLLPFVEQGNLSDQLTVDGNHPGSLSNGGGGAYDGHAVNGPIIDGIEIDVMLCPSSPLQAVRSSGYSYTITCPQYTGISGAANDALGFNLNPTNREWVGYQSGIVSLSGMLTPLNSIKMRDATDGLSNTLIVGEQADFVVDTNGNRTATINNHQGFMCGINKTAFGFTERTFNTTTIMYPINGSSLSLTGVKNNDGTNNGIFSAHPGGSLVAISDGAVRFASENLELRTLKLLATRDDGQVLGEF
- a CDS encoding sigma-70 family RNA polymerase sigma factor; protein product: MSDLDLSAQSNADGMNRKVEELNEDAEAREMELRLEFEQMLQASRDKLMLYLVALVSNVADAEDLCQRISLVMWQKFSDYDRSRSFLSWACGIARFEAYNFRRARVADRMLWRNDLPELLASTLENLDQAPSHQRLSALRNCVQALPEREQSFVWQIYWEGRSFDSIAQSLGCSVRTFYNRMYLLRRRLSHCVARRSKAE
- a CDS encoding alpha/beta hydrolase family protein translates to MQHFTLFRSQLKPFRFFGLIVLLLASTGEIEAVDPSPQELPNSSVDPRYIEAEFVSTFDRTMQPLRYALPPKSQDAERPVLVFLHSWSSDYHLHKPEWLRAALSRGWIFVEPNFRGPNDTPEACGSAAARADVLDCVEFAIKHLNADTNRIYLAGASGGGHMTMLMAGRHPERFTAASAWVGISDLKKWYEHHSPNGIPQNYAKKVAKCCGSAPGVSKLVDQQYYQRSPIHWITNAGDLPLDIAAGVHDGQSGSVPFQHSVRLYNAIAKSHAAPLVSDAEMQQLWDLGKLTKPQAQDTAEDPTYRRDIKLRRKTNNARLTIFEGGHEGLAEAACAWLEVQRRSTRLSSVLE
- a CDS encoding PSD1 and planctomycete cytochrome C domain-containing protein encodes the protein MVVVSLIILILFASSVGADEAPDFAREVLPILSKQCFACHGPDEETREGGLRLDMREHAVEELDSGSRAIVPGDADQSELMARVVTSDEFLQMPPPETGKSLSDDEKEILRRWVESGAKYSLHWAFQPIQKPTPPLSANGGWGRNEVDAFVLAKLQAADLSPSPEASPEELMRRLYLDLIGLPPTYTEVQEFASDPNDEAYGQIVDRLLASKHFGERWGRHWLDLARYADSNGYLGDELRPEAWRYRDWVIEAINSDLPYDQFSTEQIAGDLLEDATESQRIATGFHRNAMENTEAGVDKEADRVAQTVDRLSTFGTIWMGMTVGCAECHTHKYDPLTHQEFYQLYAFFNNLESDKVVLGYRDQVAEDSQEAKQREEKIDEIVAKILQDLDSLDPAQKELVDQRLDTLAKPEKHRTEEEKESLEHWLADLPDDTRSRLAEYEDLASKRPAPKQIVAPAVQQRRKPRQTFIHYRGDFRQPSDKVYPGTPSFLPPLESSEKEADRVDLAKWLFHPEHPLTARTAANHIWQHLFLEGMFRTEDNLGVAGDPPTHPQLLDWLAGELQENGWSRKSLIKTIVLSSTYRQSSQQTQRLKEVDPENRLLGRQFRYRLEAEIIRDLALSVSGLISKNIGGPSIRPPMNKRLTSISRNQSWDVSRGEQKYRRGMYILFRRATPFPMLSTFDGPDSTSACAAREISNSPLQSLTLLNDPVFFECAQSLGQQKLAAEEDAWISEMFQRMLSRNPTSEELAASQEFYRELLDSLENSKQSDLKAIVKDEKSSASLIQQAAQVLLARSLMNLDEFITRP
- a CDS encoding DUF1501 domain-containing protein produces the protein MTTMNMLAYQSASQRARRDFLFQSLWGMGAVTLSNLLAPEEIVSNAAADERVDPLVKRDSHFPARAKNCIYIYLEGGPSQMDLYDPKPTLNKLDGQPLPESMLENMQFAFLQKETARIMGTSRKFSKHGKCGMDFSDLLPHLASCADDLCMVRSVHTDQFNHVPAQLLMNCGSAIAGRPSMGSWLCYGLGSESQNLPAYVSLATTGRGIPGGSASWSSGFLPSSYSGVLFGSEGQTVNNIQNPEGITDEIQRSSVNFINTLNRQRIDHTGDSELISRIKAYELGFRLQSSAPELTDLSNESQSTLDMYGFDRKEPEIKSNRGGKGLFREFAYDCLMARRLVERGVRVVNIIHSSWDHHSRLEPELTHNSLMADQPIAALIKDLKQRGLLDDTLVIVGSEFGRTPLGENRPGYKKVTGRDHHPGAFTILMAGGGVKQGFTYGASDDIGWHVAENPVHVHDLHATVLHLFGLDHTRLTYRVQGRDFRLTDVAGRVVNDILA